A portion of the Acidisarcina polymorpha genome contains these proteins:
- a CDS encoding tetratricopeptide repeat protein translates to MDTQTRHALKEDKFVQATTTGLSWIELHRNTVIRASIAFVVVLAAVIGATAYYEHRSAEASVALGQALEIYNSPLRQPGEPEDGSYKTIADRAKAANQQFTDVANKYGSLEAGRTARYFIGLTDIDLGKPGEAETNLKQVANSYHKDLASLAKIALAGLYVQTGKTAQAIDLYKEIIAKPTDTVPASAAQLQLAQVYEKTDPQQAKQIYAVLKDKDKATAAGQIASQKLNPAAASQQQPPL, encoded by the coding sequence GTGGACACACAGACACGTCACGCGCTTAAAGAGGATAAATTTGTTCAGGCCACGACCACTGGGCTGAGCTGGATCGAGTTGCACCGCAACACGGTGATCCGCGCCAGCATTGCGTTCGTCGTCGTGTTGGCTGCCGTCATCGGCGCCACCGCATACTATGAGCACCGCAGCGCTGAAGCATCGGTGGCCCTCGGCCAAGCGCTTGAGATCTACAACTCGCCTCTTCGCCAGCCAGGCGAGCCAGAAGACGGGAGCTACAAGACGATCGCTGATCGTGCCAAAGCGGCCAATCAACAGTTCACGGATGTAGCCAACAAATACGGAAGCCTGGAGGCGGGCCGTACCGCACGATATTTTATTGGGCTGACCGATATCGACCTCGGGAAGCCTGGTGAAGCGGAGACCAACCTGAAGCAAGTTGCTAATTCTTACCACAAGGACTTGGCATCTCTGGCTAAGATCGCCCTGGCAGGCCTCTATGTTCAGACAGGTAAAACGGCGCAAGCTATTGATCTTTATAAAGAAATAATCGCCAAGCCGACCGACACAGTGCCAGCCTCCGCGGCGCAACTGCAGCTTGCACAGGTATACGAAAAGACCGACCCCCAGCAAGCAAAGCAGATTTACGCGGTGCTCAAGGACAAGGATAAAGCCACCGCCGCCGGTCAGATCGCTTCCCAGAAGCTGAATCCCGCGGCCGCATCGCAGCAGCAGCCTCCCCTTTAG